The Streptomyces sp. Alt3 genome has a segment encoding these proteins:
- a CDS encoding cytochrome c oxidase assembly protein yields MDHSGHGMNMDLPPFTLGRGLEFSADPFFLTGCVVALVLYGYGVARLRGRGDGWPVNRTVFFVLGILSIALVMCTGLNDYGMVMFSVHMVQHMVISMVSPILLLLGAPVTLALRALPVAGRTRTGPRELLLKLLHSRYMKIITHPVFTIPLFIASLYGLYFTPLFDFLMGSKTGHIAMMVHFLAVGLVFFWPIMGVDPGPHRPGYVMRMLELFAGMPFHAFFGIALMMASQPMVKAYENPSASLGIDALSDQSAAGGIAWAFSEIPSVLVLIALVFQWYRSEQRTAKRSDRAADRDGDQELKAYNAYLASLQTRGQ; encoded by the coding sequence ATGGATCACAGCGGGCACGGCATGAACATGGATCTGCCGCCGTTCACGCTGGGACGTGGGCTCGAGTTCTCCGCGGACCCGTTCTTCCTGACCGGCTGCGTCGTCGCTCTCGTCCTGTACGGCTACGGAGTGGCGAGGCTGCGCGGCCGGGGCGACGGCTGGCCGGTCAACCGGACCGTCTTCTTCGTCCTCGGCATACTGTCCATCGCCCTGGTGATGTGCACGGGACTCAACGACTACGGCATGGTCATGTTCAGCGTGCACATGGTGCAGCACATGGTCATCAGCATGGTGTCGCCGATCCTGCTGCTGCTGGGCGCCCCGGTGACGCTGGCGCTGCGGGCGCTGCCCGTGGCGGGACGGACCCGTACGGGTCCGCGCGAGCTGCTGCTCAAACTGCTCCACAGCCGCTACATGAAGATCATCACCCATCCGGTGTTCACGATCCCGCTGTTCATCGCGAGCCTGTACGGGCTCTACTTCACGCCTCTGTTCGACTTCCTGATGGGGTCGAAGACGGGGCACATCGCGATGATGGTGCACTTCCTGGCGGTGGGCCTGGTGTTCTTCTGGCCGATCATGGGCGTGGACCCGGGCCCGCACCGGCCCGGTTACGTGATGCGGATGCTGGAGCTCTTCGCGGGGATGCCCTTCCACGCGTTCTTCGGGATCGCGCTGATGATGGCGAGCCAGCCGATGGTGAAGGCCTACGAGAACCCGTCGGCCTCGCTCGGCATCGACGCCCTGAGCGACCAATCCGCGGCCGGTGGCATCGCCTGGGCGTTCAGTGAGATCCCGTCCGTGCTGGTGCTGATCGCCCTGGTCTTCCAGTGGTACCGCTCCGAGCAGCGGACCGCCAAGCGCTCCGACCGGGCCGCAGAC
- a CDS encoding type 1 glutamine amidotransferase encodes MSNNSLRLVWVYPDLLSTYGDQGNALVVERRARQRGLDVSRVDVRSDQPIPTSGDIYLIGGGEDRPQRLAAERLRRDGGLSRAASNGAIIFSVCAGYQILGHEFINDLGEREPGLGLLDVVSTRGEGARCVGDVLGDVDPNLGLPPLTGFENHQGVTHLGPSARPFARVRLGRGNGTGDGTEGAYNDTVFGTYMHGPVLARNPLIADHLLKLALDVNALPPNDDRWYEALRAERIAAATQPA; translated from the coding sequence ATGAGCAACAACAGCCTGCGGCTGGTGTGGGTCTACCCCGACCTCCTCAGCACCTACGGCGACCAGGGCAACGCCCTGGTGGTGGAGCGCCGGGCACGCCAGCGCGGTCTCGACGTGTCGCGCGTGGACGTGCGCAGCGACCAGCCCATCCCGACGTCGGGCGACATCTACCTCATCGGCGGCGGTGAGGACCGGCCGCAGCGCCTCGCGGCCGAACGGCTGCGCCGTGACGGCGGGCTGAGCCGGGCCGCGTCCAACGGCGCGATCATCTTCTCGGTCTGCGCGGGCTACCAGATCCTCGGCCACGAGTTCATCAACGACCTCGGTGAACGGGAGCCCGGCCTCGGGCTGCTCGATGTGGTCTCCACCCGCGGCGAGGGTGCGCGGTGCGTCGGTGACGTGCTCGGGGACGTCGATCCGAACCTGGGTCTGCCGCCCCTGACCGGCTTCGAGAACCACCAGGGCGTCACCCACCTCGGCCCGTCCGCGCGCCCGTTCGCCCGGGTGCGGCTCGGCCGCGGCAACGGCACGGGGGACGGCACGGAGGGCGCGTACAACGACACCGTGTTCGGCACCTACATGCATGGCCCGGTCCTGGCTCGCAACCCGCTGATCGCGGACCACCTGCTGAAGCTGGCGCTGGACGTGAACGCACTGCCGCCGAACGACGACCGGTGGTACGAGGCGCTGCGCGCCGAGCGGATCGCGGCCGCGACCCAGCCCGCCTGA
- the def gene encoding peptide deformylase: protein MRNRPIPGSTGRVRAMSLLGAPVLHSPCDDVTDFGPSLARLVEDMFATMYAANGVGLAANQIGVPLRVFVYDCPDDDEVRHLGHLVNPVLIEADGDTVRGPEGCLSLPGIEAGTPRFDRAVVEGRTIAGEPVRITGTGWFARCLQHECDHLDGRVYTDRLTGLRRSRALRAARRAPWARTAPAG from the coding sequence ATGCGAAACCGCCCGATCCCCGGCAGTACCGGACGCGTTCGAGCCATGAGTCTGCTCGGCGCCCCGGTGCTCCACAGCCCGTGCGACGACGTCACCGACTTCGGCCCGTCCCTCGCCCGGCTGGTGGAGGACATGTTCGCCACCATGTACGCCGCGAACGGTGTGGGGCTCGCCGCGAACCAGATCGGCGTACCGCTCAGGGTGTTCGTATACGACTGTCCGGACGACGACGAGGTCCGGCACCTGGGCCATCTCGTCAACCCGGTACTGATCGAGGCGGACGGGGACACCGTACGCGGGCCGGAGGGCTGTCTCTCGCTCCCGGGGATCGAGGCCGGAACCCCGCGCTTCGACCGTGCGGTGGTCGAGGGCCGGACCATCGCGGGGGAGCCGGTGCGGATCACCGGCACCGGCTGGTTCGCCCGCTGTCTCCAGCACGAGTGCGACCACCTCGACGGCCGGGTGTACACCGACCGGCTGACCGGACTGCGCCGTTCCAGGGCGCTGCGCGCGGCCCGGCGGGCGCCGTGGGCCCGTACGGCGCCCGCCGGCTGA
- a CDS encoding TetR family transcriptional regulator, translating into METTRGAGRQRTAAERRRRELLEAADRVVLRDGPQASMNAIAAEAGITKPILYRHFGDKGGLYRALAKRHTDALLSALRAALDAPSERRERVEATLDTYLAAIEARPQVYRFLMHPSDDAAPSPEQGFDVGRHSAPLLRRLGEELGKVIVERVDLGPESEQMARIWGHGIVGMMHAAGDWWLGDRPCSREQLVRSLADLLWGRLADAGDLPGGQGF; encoded by the coding sequence ATGGAGACCACACGAGGGGCCGGACGGCAGCGGACAGCGGCGGAACGCCGCCGCCGGGAGCTGCTCGAAGCCGCGGACCGGGTGGTGCTCAGGGACGGCCCGCAGGCGTCCATGAACGCGATCGCCGCGGAGGCCGGGATCACCAAGCCCATCCTCTACCGGCACTTCGGCGACAAGGGCGGCCTCTACCGCGCGCTCGCCAAGAGACACACCGACGCCCTGCTGAGCGCCCTGCGGGCCGCCCTGGACGCCCCCTCCGAGCGCCGCGAACGGGTCGAGGCGACCCTGGACACCTACCTCGCGGCGATCGAGGCACGCCCGCAGGTCTACCGCTTCCTGATGCATCCGTCGGACGACGCGGCACCCTCGCCCGAGCAGGGCTTCGACGTCGGCCGCCACTCCGCACCGCTGCTCCGCCGCCTGGGCGAGGAACTGGGCAAGGTGATCGTGGAGCGGGTCGATCTCGGCCCGGAGAGCGAGCAGATGGCGCGCATCTGGGGCCACGGCATCGTCGGCATGATGCACGCGGCCGGTGACTGGTGGCTGGGCGACCGGCCGTGCTCGCGCGAGCAGCTGGTGCGCAGCCTCGCCGACCTGCTGTGGGGCAGGCTCGCCGACGCGGGCGACCTGCCGGGCGGCCAGGGATTCTGA
- a CDS encoding helix-turn-helix domain-containing protein, whose protein sequence is MRDEADPQSVDARLAARLGLLRTEHGWSLDELSRRTGVSRSTLSRLERGELSPTTTVLGQLCTVYGRTMSNLLMEVEAEPPQLVPLVRQQVWRDERSGFTRRSVSPPHTGLRAEIIEGTLDAGADVSYENAPVPGVEQHIWVLEGTVEITVDGTVHTVREGDCLRFRLRGPSHFRCPGPQRVRYALMVVLP, encoded by the coding sequence ATGAGAGACGAGGCCGATCCGCAGTCCGTCGACGCCCGGCTCGCGGCGCGCCTGGGACTGCTGCGCACCGAGCACGGCTGGTCGCTCGACGAGCTCTCCCGACGCACCGGCGTCAGCCGCTCGACGCTGTCGCGGCTGGAGCGGGGCGAGCTGAGCCCCACGACCACGGTGCTGGGACAGCTGTGCACGGTCTACGGCAGGACGATGTCGAACCTGCTGATGGAGGTGGAGGCGGAGCCACCGCAGCTGGTGCCCCTCGTACGGCAACAGGTGTGGCGGGACGAGCGGTCCGGATTCACGCGCCGCTCCGTCTCACCGCCGCACACCGGCCTGCGCGCCGAGATCATCGAGGGCACACTCGACGCGGGCGCGGACGTCTCGTACGAGAACGCGCCGGTACCCGGCGTGGAACAGCACATCTGGGTACTCGAAGGCACGGTCGAGATCACCGTCGACGGCACGGTGCACACCGTGCGCGAGGGCGACTGCCTGCGCTTCCGGCTGCGCGGCCCCTCGCACTTCCGCTGTCCGGGCCCGCAGCGGGTCCGCTACGCACTGATGGTTGTTCTGCCGTGA
- a CDS encoding DUF7144 family membrane protein: MAGSVSGSRTHHDTAGGRGAAASGWTVFAAVMMIFGGAMAILEGIAAIAKDDLFVTTSNYVFKFSLTGWGWVHLILGIVVVLAGCALFTGALWARAVGVVLAGLLVVANFLWLPYYPFWSIVLIAINIFVIWALCSPQKDARA, translated from the coding sequence ATGGCTGGAAGTGTGAGTGGGTCGCGTACGCATCACGACACCGCCGGAGGGCGCGGAGCCGCCGCGTCCGGCTGGACCGTCTTCGCGGCAGTGATGATGATCTTCGGTGGGGCGATGGCGATCCTCGAGGGCATCGCCGCCATCGCCAAGGACGACCTGTTCGTCACCACGAGCAACTACGTCTTCAAGTTCAGCCTGACGGGCTGGGGCTGGGTGCACCTCATCCTGGGGATCGTCGTCGTCCTCGCGGGCTGCGCGCTCTTCACCGGGGCCCTCTGGGCGCGCGCGGTAGGGGTCGTGCTGGCGGGGCTCCTGGTCGTCGCCAACTTCCTGTGGCTCCCGTACTACCCGTTCTGGTCGATCGTGCTCATCGCGATCAACATCTTCGTCATCTGGGCGCTGTGTTCGCCGCAGAAGGACGCTCGAGCCTGA
- a CDS encoding chloride channel protein has protein sequence MSAEPVGAPGTETPDPLTVIRTRGYAVLLVMVAALGVPVSAAAFGFLALVHELEDLTYEDLPHALGFGSTPSWWPVPLLAVAGLLTALTIRHLPGTGGHRPAEGFVNTGAPTAAQLPGIALAALTTLGLGAVLGPEAPLIALGGGLAVCAARLLKPGIAPGASAMVAAAGSFAAVSALLGSPLLGAFLLMEASGLAGMTLGLVLVPGLLASGIGSLIFIGLGSWTGLGTYSLTLPHVPHTPQPTVAEFGWAVVLGVAAALAGTGVKRLSLSLQEWVEQRRVIATVAMGLTVGVLALLYAESTGRNASEVLYSGQSALGGLLAEDATYAVGSLLVLIVCKALAYAASLSAFRGGPIFPSMFLGAAGGLALSHLPGLNATSGFAMGIGAMCVAMLRLPMTSVLLATLLLGSEGITVMPLVIVSVVVSYVLVLRLERPSAANTAPR, from the coding sequence ATGTCGGCCGAACCGGTCGGAGCACCCGGCACCGAGACCCCGGATCCGCTCACGGTGATCCGCACCCGGGGATACGCGGTCCTCCTGGTCATGGTGGCGGCCCTCGGCGTCCCCGTCTCCGCCGCGGCGTTCGGCTTCCTGGCGCTCGTCCACGAGCTGGAGGACCTGACCTACGAGGACCTGCCGCACGCTCTGGGTTTCGGGAGCACCCCGTCCTGGTGGCCGGTACCGCTGCTCGCCGTTGCGGGCCTGCTGACCGCGCTGACCATTCGCCACCTCCCGGGGACGGGCGGGCACAGGCCGGCCGAAGGCTTCGTGAACACGGGGGCTCCGACTGCCGCACAGCTGCCGGGCATCGCGCTCGCCGCCCTGACGACCCTCGGGCTCGGTGCGGTCCTCGGCCCGGAGGCACCCCTGATCGCCCTCGGCGGAGGGCTGGCCGTGTGCGCGGCACGGCTGCTGAAACCGGGCATCGCGCCCGGCGCGAGCGCCATGGTCGCGGCGGCGGGCAGCTTCGCCGCCGTCAGCGCCCTGCTGGGCTCGCCGCTCCTCGGCGCCTTCCTGCTGATGGAGGCGTCCGGCCTCGCCGGGATGACGCTCGGCCTGGTACTCGTGCCGGGACTGCTCGCCTCCGGCATCGGATCACTCATCTTCATCGGCCTGGGGTCGTGGACGGGTCTGGGTACGTATTCCCTCACCCTCCCCCATGTGCCGCACACGCCCCAGCCCACCGTCGCCGAGTTCGGCTGGGCCGTCGTCCTGGGTGTTGCCGCGGCCCTCGCGGGCACGGGCGTCAAGAGGCTTTCCCTGTCCTTGCAGGAGTGGGTCGAGCAGCGGCGGGTGATCGCGACCGTGGCGATGGGCCTCACCGTCGGCGTCCTCGCACTCCTCTACGCCGAGAGCACGGGCAGGAACGCGTCCGAGGTGCTGTACTCCGGCCAGAGCGCCCTCGGCGGCCTGCTCGCCGAGGACGCCACGTACGCGGTCGGGTCACTCCTCGTGCTGATCGTCTGCAAGGCACTGGCCTACGCGGCGTCCCTGAGCGCCTTCAGGGGCGGCCCCATCTTCCCGTCGATGTTCCTGGGAGCGGCGGGCGGGCTGGCGCTGTCGCACCTGCCCGGCCTGAACGCCACCTCGGGTTTCGCCATGGGCATCGGAGCCATGTGCGTGGCCATGCTCAGACTGCCGATGACATCGGTGCTCTTGGCCACGCTGCTGCTGGGATCCGAGGGCATCACCGTCATGCCGCTCGTGATCGTCTCCGTGGTGGTCTCCTACGTGCTGGTGCTCAGGCTCGAGCGTCCTTCTGCGGCGAACACAGCGCCCAGATGA
- a CDS encoding Mur ligase family protein, whose translation MAGNTEPLSPRAKLAVTAGKAAAAVSRAAGRGSGSVIGGRVALKLDPDLLGRLAQHLDVILVSATNGKTTTTRLIAEALRAAGPVVSNALGANMPAGITSALAGGSDARYGVIEVDEKYLAGVARDTTPKVIALLNLSRDQLDRAAETRMLAEKWREGLSGSKAVIVANADDPLIVWAASSSPNVVWVAAGQAWKDDAWSCPSCGGVMQRPGDDWFCGECGFRRPAPSWALNGDYVLDPHGSAWPIHLQLPGRANKANATSSAAVAAVFGVPPQVALERMYQVQAVAGRYDVVSFLGRELRLLLAKNPAGWLETFSLIDPPPTPVILSVNARGADGTDTSWLWDVDYTQLYGHPIFVLGDRKLDLAVRLEVAGLDFRVCETLDEAVQMAPPGRIEVIANYTAFQDLRRRVGN comes from the coding sequence ATGGCAGGCAACACGGAGCCGTTGTCGCCGCGGGCCAAGCTCGCCGTGACGGCGGGCAAGGCCGCGGCGGCGGTGTCGCGCGCCGCGGGGCGCGGCAGCGGATCGGTGATCGGCGGCCGGGTGGCGCTCAAGCTCGACCCCGACCTGCTCGGGCGGCTGGCGCAGCACCTGGACGTGATCCTCGTGTCCGCGACGAACGGCAAGACGACGACGACCCGGCTGATCGCCGAGGCGCTGAGGGCCGCGGGCCCCGTCGTGTCGAACGCGCTCGGGGCCAACATGCCGGCGGGGATCACCTCCGCGCTGGCAGGGGGCTCGGACGCGCGCTACGGCGTGATCGAGGTGGACGAGAAGTACCTGGCCGGTGTGGCACGCGACACGACGCCGAAGGTGATCGCGCTGCTCAACCTCTCCCGCGACCAGCTCGACCGCGCGGCGGAGACCCGGATGCTGGCGGAGAAGTGGCGTGAGGGCCTGTCGGGCTCGAAGGCCGTGATCGTGGCCAACGCCGACGACCCTCTGATCGTCTGGGCCGCCTCCTCCTCCCCCAACGTGGTGTGGGTCGCGGCGGGACAGGCGTGGAAGGACGACGCCTGGTCGTGCCCGTCCTGCGGTGGTGTGATGCAGCGCCCCGGGGACGACTGGTTCTGCGGGGAGTGCGGTTTCCGCCGCCCCGCCCCCAGCTGGGCCCTGAACGGCGACTACGTCCTGGACCCGCACGGTTCGGCGTGGCCGATCCACCTCCAGCTTCCGGGCCGGGCCAACAAGGCCAACGCGACGAGCTCCGCCGCCGTGGCCGCGGTCTTCGGCGTACCGCCGCAGGTCGCCCTGGAGCGCATGTACCAGGTGCAGGCCGTGGCCGGCCGCTACGACGTCGTCAGCTTCCTCGGCCGTGAGCTCCGGCTCCTGCTGGCGAAGAACCCGGCGGGCTGGCTCGAGACGTTCTCCCTGATCGACCCGCCGCCCACGCCGGTCATCCTCTCGGTGAACGCGCGCGGCGCCGACGGCACGGACACCTCCTGGCTGTGGGACGTCGACTACACCCAGCTCTACGGTCACCCGATCTTCGTGCTCGGCGACCGCAAGCTGGACCTGGCGGTCCGGCTCGAGGTCGCCGGACTCGACTTCCGTGTGTGCGAAACCCTGGACGAGGCCGTCCAGATGGCGCCGCCCGGTCGCATCGAGGTCATCGCCAACTACACCGCCTTCCAGGATCTGCGCCGTCGTGTCGGCAACTGA
- a CDS encoding glutathione peroxidase has protein sequence MTLHDIPLRTLDGEPTTLGAYAGSAVLLVNVASKCGLTPQYAGLEKLQKAYADRGFTVLGVPCNQFAGQEPGTADEIRTFCSTTYGVSFPLLEKIDVNGEGRHPLYTELTKLGDAEGAAGDVQWNFEKFLISPAGEPVARIRPRTEPDAPELVAAIEAQLPR, from the coding sequence ATGACGCTGCACGACATCCCGCTCCGGACACTCGACGGCGAGCCGACCACGCTGGGGGCCTACGCGGGCTCTGCGGTCCTGCTGGTGAACGTCGCCTCCAAGTGCGGGCTCACCCCGCAGTACGCCGGACTGGAGAAGCTCCAGAAGGCGTACGCGGACCGCGGGTTCACCGTCCTCGGCGTGCCCTGCAACCAGTTCGCGGGTCAGGAACCGGGCACCGCGGACGAGATCCGGACGTTCTGCTCGACGACGTACGGGGTCAGCTTCCCGCTGCTGGAGAAGATCGACGTCAACGGCGAGGGCCGGCACCCGCTCTACACGGAGCTGACGAAGCTCGGCGACGCGGAGGGCGCCGCCGGCGACGTCCAGTGGAACTTCGAGAAGTTCCTGATCTCCCCGGCCGGAGAGCCCGTCGCCCGGATCCGCCCGCGCACCGAGCCGGACGCACCCGAACTGGTGGCGGCCATCGAGGCGCAGCTGCCGCGCTAG
- a CDS encoding GNAT family N-acetyltransferase — protein sequence MTEIVPVSGPELVTYADELAALMIEAVEDGASVGFLLPLDREAAAVWWRERAAAVEAGSQRVWIARDDERVAGTIGLTRAALPNARHRAEVAKLMVRPSARGRGIGRALLTAVERSAAEEGLSLLVLDSETGSDAERLYRSAGWTPCGSVPAYAADPYGTLRGTTFYYRSLDRPENSGR from the coding sequence ATGACCGAGATCGTCCCCGTGTCCGGACCCGAACTGGTCACGTACGCCGATGAACTCGCCGCACTGATGATCGAGGCCGTGGAGGACGGCGCCTCCGTCGGCTTCCTCCTCCCGCTGGACCGGGAGGCGGCCGCCGTCTGGTGGCGCGAGCGGGCCGCCGCGGTCGAGGCGGGGAGCCAGCGGGTCTGGATCGCCCGGGACGACGAACGGGTCGCCGGCACGATCGGTCTGACCAGGGCTGCCCTGCCGAACGCCCGCCACCGCGCGGAGGTCGCCAAGCTCATGGTCAGGCCCTCGGCCCGCGGCAGGGGAATCGGCCGGGCCCTGCTCACGGCCGTCGAGCGGTCGGCGGCCGAGGAGGGGCTGTCCCTGCTGGTCCTGGACAGCGAGACGGGAAGCGACGCGGAACGCCTCTACCGCTCGGCGGGCTGGACACCGTGCGGCTCCGTCCCTGCCTACGCGGCGGACCCGTACGGCACGCTCCGGGGTACCACGTTCTACTACCGTTCCCTCGACCGGCCGGAAAACTCCGGGCGGTGA
- a CDS encoding acyl-CoA dehydrogenase family protein, with protein MAEFTLELNDDQKQVRDWLHGFAAEVIRPAASEWDEREETPWPVIQEAAKVGIYSLDFYAQQFFDPTGLGIPMAMEELFWGDAGIALSIVGTGLAAVGVLANGTEEQIGTWIPQMYGDAADVKVAAFCSSEPDAGSDVASMRTRAVYDEAKDEWVLNGTKTWATNGGIANVHVVVAVVDPELGSKGHASFIVPPATPGLSQGQKFKKHGIRASHTAEVVLEDVRVPGHCLLGGKEKLDERLARARERARSGGERVKNAAMATFEASRPAVGAMAVGTARAAYEVALDYAKTRTQFGRPIIDNQGVAFQLADMRTQIDAARLLVWRASWMASAGKPFTAAEGSMSKLYASETAKSVTAQAVQILGGNGFTREYPVERMHRDAAIYTIFEGTSEIQRLVIARTLSGMPIR; from the coding sequence ATGGCCGAGTTCACGCTCGAGCTCAACGACGACCAGAAGCAGGTCCGTGACTGGCTGCACGGATTCGCCGCCGAGGTGATCCGGCCGGCCGCTTCGGAGTGGGACGAGCGTGAGGAAACGCCCTGGCCGGTCATCCAGGAGGCCGCCAAGGTGGGCATCTACTCCCTGGACTTCTACGCCCAGCAGTTCTTCGACCCCACGGGCCTCGGCATCCCCATGGCCATGGAGGAGCTCTTCTGGGGTGACGCGGGCATCGCCCTGTCGATCGTCGGTACGGGCCTGGCGGCGGTCGGTGTCCTCGCCAACGGTACCGAGGAGCAGATCGGCACCTGGATCCCCCAGATGTACGGCGACGCCGCCGACGTGAAGGTCGCCGCCTTCTGCTCCTCGGAGCCGGACGCGGGCTCGGACGTCGCCTCGATGCGTACCCGTGCGGTCTACGACGAGGCCAAGGACGAGTGGGTGCTCAACGGCACCAAGACCTGGGCGACGAACGGCGGCATCGCCAACGTCCACGTCGTCGTCGCGGTCGTGGACCCGGAGCTCGGCTCGAAGGGCCACGCCTCCTTCATCGTCCCGCCGGCCACCCCCGGTCTCTCGCAGGGGCAGAAGTTCAAGAAGCACGGCATCCGAGCCTCGCACACGGCCGAGGTCGTCCTGGAGGACGTCCGCGTCCCCGGTCACTGCCTGCTCGGCGGCAAGGAGAAGCTGGACGAGCGCCTCGCCCGGGCCCGTGAGCGCGCCAGGTCCGGCGGCGAGCGGGTCAAGAACGCGGCGATGGCCACCTTCGAGGCCTCCCGTCCGGCTGTCGGGGCCATGGCCGTCGGCACCGCCCGCGCCGCCTACGAGGTCGCGCTCGACTACGCGAAGACCCGCACCCAGTTCGGCCGCCCGATCATCGACAACCAGGGTGTCGCCTTCCAGCTCGCCGACATGCGGACCCAGATCGACGCGGCGCGTCTGCTCGTCTGGCGTGCCTCCTGGATGGCGAGCGCCGGCAAGCCGTTCACCGCGGCCGAGGGCTCCATGTCGAAGCTCTACGCGAGCGAGACGGCGAAGTCGGTCACCGCCCAGGCCGTACAGATCCTCGGCGGCAACGGGTTCACCCGTGAGTACCCGGTCGAGCGCATGCACCGGGACGCCGCGATCTACACCATCTTCGAGGGCACGAGCGAGATCCAGCGCCTGGTGATCGCCCGCACCCTGTCGGGTATGCCCATCCGCTAG
- a CDS encoding 6-phosphofructokinase, whose protein sequence is MRIGVLTSGGDCPGLNAVIRSVVHRAVVDHGDEVIGFHDGWKGLLECDYRKLDLDAVGGILARGGTILGSSRVQPAHLRDGVERAKGHVADLGLDAIIPIGGEGTLKAANLLSESGLPIVGVPKTIDNDIASTDVTFGFDTAVGVATEALDRLKTTAESHQRVLIVEVMGRHTGWIALHSGMAAGAHAIVVPERPFDIAELTEVVGRRFSDGKKFAIVVVAEGAKPREGSMEFNQGKTDIYGHERFAGVATQLSGELEQRLGKEARPVILGHVQRGGTPTAYDRVLATRFGWHAVEAAHRGEFGMMTALRGTDITMVPLAAAVETLKTVPAERYAEAQVVL, encoded by the coding sequence ATGCGAATTGGTGTGCTCACCTCCGGCGGCGACTGCCCCGGCCTCAACGCCGTCATCCGTTCCGTCGTGCACCGCGCGGTTGTCGACCACGGCGACGAGGTCATCGGCTTCCACGACGGGTGGAAGGGCCTCCTCGAGTGCGACTACCGCAAGCTCGACCTCGACGCCGTCGGGGGGATCCTCGCCCGCGGCGGCACGATCCTCGGCTCCTCCCGCGTCCAGCCCGCGCATCTGCGTGACGGTGTGGAGCGCGCGAAGGGTCACGTCGCCGACCTCGGTCTGGACGCGATCATCCCGATCGGCGGCGAGGGGACCCTGAAGGCCGCCAACCTGCTCTCCGAGTCGGGTCTGCCCATCGTCGGTGTGCCGAAGACCATCGACAACGACATCGCCTCCACCGACGTGACGTTCGGTTTCGACACGGCTGTCGGGGTCGCCACCGAGGCGCTGGACCGGCTGAAGACGACCGCGGAGTCGCACCAGCGCGTGCTGATCGTCGAGGTCATGGGGCGGCACACCGGCTGGATCGCGCTGCACTCCGGCATGGCGGCCGGGGCCCACGCCATCGTCGTGCCCGAGCGGCCCTTCGACATCGCGGAGCTGACCGAGGTCGTCGGCCGGCGCTTCTCGGATGGCAAGAAGTTCGCGATCGTCGTCGTGGCGGAGGGCGCCAAGCCCCGGGAGGGCTCCATGGAGTTCAACCAGGGCAAGACGGACATCTACGGCCACGAACGCTTCGCCGGTGTGGCGACGCAGCTCTCCGGTGAGCTGGAGCAGCGCCTCGGCAAGGAGGCCCGCCCGGTGATTCTCGGCCATGTCCAGCGCGGCGGTACCCCGACCGCGTACGACCGTGTCCTGGCCACCCGCTTCGGCTGGCACGCCGTGGAGGCCGCTCACCGCGGCGAGTTCGGCATGATGACGGCGCTGCGCGGCACGGACATCACGATGGTCCCGCTGGCGGCGGCCGTGGAGACCCTGAAGACGGTCCCGGCCGAGCGCTACGCCGAGGCGCAGGTCGTGCTCTGA